A genomic window from Silene latifolia isolate original U9 population chromosome Y, ASM4854445v1, whole genome shotgun sequence includes:
- the LOC141630481 gene encoding uncharacterized protein LOC141630481, giving the protein MDPFDYVSEYKQKMMTVTAIAYVKEACRCKGFVSTLLGPALRWLFASSRKPQKHAGDLYRITQGANETIGEFNTRLNNEKVAVRECEVSIAVEAFRRDLRYELDLYKQLTLHPCHSFEALQEKAAAAIRLEEDVLARASIPSTPSVSSTSAIEKSSRKQSIGKKEERYIPYGRGINRINNREENQQLHTLTEYGFTTCVRGILKALREMGDGVRWPRPPVEGQSWRKESKKKCEFNHDIGHTTEDCYTLRREIRRL; this is encoded by the exons ATGGACCCCTTTGATTACGTGAGCGAGTACAAACAaaagatgatgacagtaacagccaTTGCCTATGTAAAGGAAGCCTGCAGGTGTAAGGGGTTCGTATCTACATTGTTAGGGCCAGCACTGCGATGGCTC TTTGCTAGCAGCAGGAAGCCACAAAAGCACGCTGGCGACTTATACCGGATCACCCAAGGGGCCAACGAGACCATTGGGGAATTCAACACCAGGTTAAATAATGAAAAGGTGGCAGTACGGGAGTGTGAAGTGTCAATAGCGGTGGAAGCATTCAGGAGGGACTTACGCTATGAGTTAGATCTATATAAGCAACTGACTCTGCACCCTTGTCATAGCTTTGAGGCATTGCAAGAAAAGGCAGCAGCAGCAATCAGACTGGAAGAAGACGTGCTAGCTAGAGCCAGCATACCGAGCACGCCAAGCGTATCCAGTACCTCAGCCATAGAGAAGTCAAGCAGAAAGCAATCCATTGGAAAGAAGGAGGAGAGATACATACCATATGGCAGGGGAATCAACAGAATTAACAATAGAGAGGAGAATCAGCAACTCCATACGTTGACAGAGTATGGATTCACAACCTGCGTCAGAGGAATTCTGAAAGCGCTCAGAGAAATGGGAGATGGAGTAAGGTGGCCTAGGCCACCAGTAGAAGGACAATCCTGGAGAAAAGAAAGTAAGAAAAAGTGCGAGTTCAATCATGACATCGGACACACTACGGAGGATTGTTACACTTTGCGCAGGGAGATCAGACGCTTGTAA